From Blattabacterium cuenoti, a single genomic window includes:
- the ruvB gene encoding Holliday junction branch migration DNA helicase RuvB, with protein MSSFIERSLNPKSIQDFIGQHEILDNLKVFIQAAKKRKEALDHILFHGPPGLGKTTLAHIVANELCVNITVTSGSVLDKPGDLAGLLIHLKINDVIFIDEIHRLSPIVEEYLYSAMENYKIDIIIDSGSNAKSVQIDLFPFTLIGATTRSGLLTAPMRSRFGINFRLNYYEKELLNNIVNRSAKLLNIPITKEASIEIANRSRGTPRVANSLLRRIRDFAQIKGNGTIDINICNLGLKSLNVDKHGLDEMDNRILSCMIDHFKGGPVGIHTIATAVSENSETIEEVYEPFLIQEGYLIRTPRGRKVTRLAYKHIKKKYKQK; from the coding sequence GTGTCATCTTTTATAGAAAGATCTTTAAATCCAAAATCTATTCAAGATTTTATTGGACAACATGAAATCTTGGATAATCTAAAAGTTTTTATTCAGGCAGCTAAAAAAAGAAAAGAAGCCTTAGATCATATTTTATTTCATGGGCCTCCAGGATTAGGAAAAACAACCTTAGCTCATATTGTTGCAAATGAGTTATGTGTAAACATCACAGTTACTTCAGGTTCTGTTTTAGATAAACCAGGAGATTTAGCTGGTTTACTGATTCATTTAAAAATAAATGATGTGATTTTTATTGATGAAATTCATCGTCTTTCTCCAATTGTTGAGGAATACTTATATTCAGCTATGGAAAATTATAAAATAGATATTATTATAGATTCTGGATCTAATGCTAAATCAGTACAAATTGATTTATTTCCTTTTACTTTAATAGGAGCGACTACAAGATCAGGTTTATTAACAGCTCCTATGCGTTCTAGATTTGGTATTAACTTTCGTCTGAATTATTATGAAAAAGAATTATTAAACAATATTGTTAATCGTAGTGCAAAATTATTAAATATTCCAATTACAAAAGAAGCTTCAATTGAAATCGCGAACAGAAGTCGTGGAACTCCACGTGTAGCTAATTCTTTATTACGTAGAATACGTGATTTTGCACAAATTAAAGGAAATGGAACCATTGATATTAATATATGTAATTTAGGGTTAAAATCTCTTAATGTGGATAAACATGGATTAGATGAAATGGATAATAGAATTTTATCATGTATGATAGATCATTTTAAAGGAGGACCTGTTGGAATTCATACTATAGCAACAGCTGTTAGTGAAAATTCGGAAACCATAGAAGAAGTTTATGAACCTTTTCTTATTCAGGAAGGATATTTAATTAGAACACCCAGAGGAAGAAAAGTGACGAGATTAGCTTATAAACATATCAAAAAAAAATATAAACAAAAATAG